Proteins encoded within one genomic window of Onychostoma macrolepis isolate SWU-2019 chromosome 11, ASM1243209v1, whole genome shotgun sequence:
- the tbr1a gene encoding T-box brain protein 1, with product MHLQQLPSPSQSNKPASADNVFTHIIASGDDRVSSSGDTLENEPPLKRLFTGMRNPSIALDYVSAARDGSESADECNLPESSQARTDFAFSSAMFAYSGQPLPALPPLSVPYMTPHPVISNGLSYAYSQHYGQTYPNAAVYPGKAQVYLCNRALWFKFHRHQTEMIITRQGRRMFPFLSFSVSGLDPTCLYNVVVDVILADPTHWRFQGGKWVPCGKADTNVTGNRAYMHPDSPNTGAHWMRQEISFGKLKLTNNKGASSNSTQMIVLHSLHKYQPRVHVMEINKSGDEDTSDPDRVQTFTFPETQFIAVTAYQNTDITQLKIDHNPFAKGFRDNYDKCYSGYDSDRLPPTLSDSPHSQMLPGSRYAMTSTLFQEQFVNSYTKSCFPTLSPDPGLVTSNQSQESSLASGQHWLVSSTAAPSYEADINAAALLSYATAGVKGLPFTGGTSTSLDYYTSAAGWDSRGSLENSSKTSSNLPVWVLDTGLERSTQSNYMPEDGEMLEIDQSALGVSKQLEGEDATDSTWTETQSSIKSVDSSVLRISEEAHLKNPSISPDSDIQTVKDMQNRAKNGNKESDFFHFDTQT from the exons ATGCACCTGCAACAACTTCCCTCACCGTCACAGTCCAACAAACCGGCGAGTGCGGACAACGTTTTTACGCACATCATCGCCTCCGGGGACGACCGCGTCTCCTCCTCCGGTGACACCCTGGAGAACGAGCCACCGTTGAAAAGACTCTTCACCGGGATGAGAAACCCCTCAATCGCTCTGGACTACGTCTCCGCGGCACGGGATGGCAGTGAAAGTGCGGACGAGTGTAATTTGCCCGAATCAAGCCAAGCGCGGACGGATTTCGCCTTCTCTTCTGCTATGTTCGCGTATTCGGGGCAGCCTTTGCCCGCGCTCCCGCCACTCTCCGTTCCCTACATGACACCTCACCCGGTCATCAGCAACGGGCTGAGCTACGCGTACTCACAGCATTACGGACAAACTTACCCAAACGCCGCCGTCTATCCTGGAAAAGCCCAGGTTTACCTCTGTAACCGCGCGCTGTGGTTCAAATTCCACAGACACCAAACAGAAATGATCATTACCAGACAGGGGCG CCGGATGTTTCCGTTTCTGAGTTTTAGTGTTTCTGGTCTTGACCCGACGTGCCTTTATAATGTTGTTGTGGATGTGATTCTGGCGGATCCGACCCACTGGAGGTTTCAGGGCGGAAAATGGGTTCCCTGCGGCAAAGCGGACACTAATGTTACGG gaaaccGAGCATACATGCACCCGGACTCTCCAAACACCGGCGCGCACTGGATGCGTCAGGAGATCTCTTTTGGAAAACTGAAGCTGACGAACAACAAGGGAGCGTCCAGCAACTCTACTCAA ATGATCGTCCTACATTCTCTCCATAAGTATCAGCCGAGGGTGCATGTGATGGAAATAAACAAGAGTGGAGATGAAGATACGAGTGATCCTGATCGAGTACAGACATTTACCTTTCCTGAAACACAATTTATAGCTGTCACAGCTTACCAGAACACAGAT ATAACACAACTAAAAATTGATCACAATCCATTTGCTAAAGGATTTCGGGATAATTATGATAA ATGTTACAGTGGCTATGACTCTGACCGATTGCCCCCTACACTCAGTGACTCTCCACACTCTCAGATGCTGCCCGGCTCGCGGTACGCAATGACAAGCACCTTATTTCAGGAGCAGTTTGTCAACAGTTACACAAAGTCCTGTTTTCCAACTCTTAGCCCTGACCCTGGCCTTGTGACCTCAAACCAATCCCAAGAGAGCAGCTTGGCCTCTGGGCAGCACTGGCTTGTGTCTTCCACTGCTGCTCCATCATACGAAGCCGATATTAACGCAGCAGCTCTGCTCTCTTACGCCACAGCGGGGGTCAAAGGTCTGCCTTTCACTGGTGGCACTAGTACAAGTCTGGATTACTACACCAGTGCCGCTGGATGGGATTCACGGGGTTCGCTAGAGAACAGCAGTAAAACCAGCTCAAATCTGCCTGTTTGGGTTCTAGATACAGGTCTTGAAAGATCAACACAATCGAATTACATGCCTGAGGATGGAGAGATGTTGGAAATAGACCAGTCAGCTCTTGGAGTTTCTAAGCAGCTGGAAGGTGAAGATGCCACGGATTCGACATGGACCGAAACTCAGTCTTCCATTAAATCTGTCGATTCCAGTGTTTTAAGGATTTCGGAGGAGGCTCATCTGAAAAATCCTTCTATCAGTCCAGATTCAGACATTCAGACTGTGAAAGACATGCAGAACAGGGCCAAAAATGGCAATAAAGAAtctgacttttttcattttgacaCTCAAACGTAA